In the genome of Croceimicrobium hydrocarbonivorans, one region contains:
- a CDS encoding T9SS type A sorting domain-containing protein — protein MVRILLLGYFLFQFFEVQCQDFPSVGTKWHYTEQFAFSNRIDYFSIEAKKDTLFQGQNCIKLVKRHVPFCSGQGLQEFVYNSNDSVFYWSFDLNRFEILYDFNAVAGDSWLNTITDEYGDPDTLNITVDSISQISINGKMLKVQFVTYHMVEENRTYSIPSEIIEGIGDIRYLFNWSHWSEGSCDGNRPIGIRCFQDSSLGFYQFPNQSTCDYTNLSTEEIDLKEIQAYPNPLKNKLFLSKTSPELSYDLCLYDLRGNQLWSGKFLAHQKYIDTENWPHGALILNIQSAGQSNQVLLFK, from the coding sequence ATGGTTAGGATTCTGCTATTAGGCTATTTTTTATTTCAATTCTTTGAGGTTCAATGCCAAGACTTCCCTTCAGTAGGCACCAAATGGCATTACACCGAACAATTCGCCTTTTCTAATCGCATTGATTATTTCTCCATTGAAGCAAAAAAGGATACACTTTTTCAAGGTCAAAATTGCATTAAGCTGGTAAAAAGGCATGTCCCCTTTTGTTCAGGACAAGGTTTACAAGAGTTTGTGTATAACAGCAATGACAGTGTCTTTTATTGGTCATTCGACTTAAACCGCTTTGAAATCTTATATGATTTTAATGCTGTGGCCGGAGATAGCTGGCTCAATACTATAACTGATGAATATGGCGATCCAGATACCTTGAACATTACTGTTGATTCTATTTCGCAAATTTCAATAAATGGAAAAATGCTCAAAGTTCAATTTGTTACTTATCACATGGTAGAAGAAAATAGGACCTATAGCATTCCTTCCGAAATTATTGAAGGCATCGGAGATATCCGTTATCTTTTTAATTGGAGTCACTGGTCCGAAGGATCTTGTGATGGAAATAGGCCAATTGGAATTCGATGCTTTCAAGATAGTAGCTTGGGATTTTATCAATTTCCCAATCAAAGCACTTGTGATTACACTAATTTAAGTACCGAGGAAATTGACTTAAAAGAAATTCAGGCCTATCCCAACCCCTTGAAAAATAAGCTTTTCCTAAGTAAAACTTCTCCTGAGCTTAGTTATGATCTTTGTTTGTATGATTTACGTGGTAACCAATTATGGTCAGGTAAATTCTTAGCTCATCAAAAATATATTGATACTGAAAATTGGCCTCATGGAGCATTAATCCTCAATATTCAATCTGCGGGTCAAAGTAATCAAGTACTTCTATTTAAATAA
- a CDS encoding SDR family NAD(P)-dependent oxidoreductase, translated as MKVNGKVIVVTGAGSGMGRALSLQLIKEGARVAGIDINEEGLRETRDLTGKASAAMSTHVVDITDRERVEALPAELIALHGAVDGIINNAGIIQPFVPIKDLAYDRIERIFNINLYGTLYMVKSFLPALLERPEAHIVNISSMGGFIPFPGQSFYGASKAAVKLLTEGLYAELKDSNVKVTVVHPGAVNTNITKNSNVEMRSDVSAEEQASMTLSAEKAAEIILNGMKADKYRVMVGKDARFLDLFYRFSPKRAVDFITKKMAQMAKAS; from the coding sequence ATGAAGGTAAACGGGAAAGTAATTGTGGTAACCGGTGCCGGTAGTGGCATGGGACGGGCCCTGAGCTTACAACTTATTAAAGAAGGCGCTCGGGTGGCAGGTATTGATATTAATGAAGAAGGACTGCGAGAAACTCGTGACTTAACTGGAAAAGCTTCCGCCGCCATGAGCACCCACGTAGTAGATATTACAGATCGCGAAAGGGTAGAAGCCTTACCGGCTGAATTAATAGCCTTGCATGGGGCTGTAGATGGAATTATTAATAATGCGGGTATCATTCAGCCTTTTGTGCCGATTAAGGATTTGGCTTACGATCGCATTGAGCGGATTTTTAATATCAATTTATACGGGACCCTCTACATGGTGAAGTCTTTCTTACCGGCTTTATTGGAAAGACCCGAAGCTCATATTGTGAATATTTCCAGTATGGGTGGTTTTATTCCTTTTCCAGGTCAGAGTTTTTATGGTGCTTCAAAAGCCGCTGTAAAATTGCTCACCGAAGGATTATACGCCGAGCTAAAAGACAGCAACGTAAAAGTTACTGTGGTTCATCCCGGAGCGGTAAATACCAATATCACCAAAAATTCTAATGTGGAGATGCGTTCGGATGTAAGTGCAGAAGAACAGGCCTCCATGACCTTATCTGCCGAGAAGGCTGCCGAGATAATTCTCAATGGAATGAAAGCCGATAAATACCGGGTAATGGTAGGTAAGGATGCCCGTTTTCTCGATTTATTCTATCGCTTTAGTCCTAAGCGGGCGGTAGATTTTATCACAAAGAAAATGGCCCAAATGGCCAAGGCATCTTAA
- a CDS encoding SDR family oxidoreductase, with protein MKNISLITGGAGGMGLASAKIIGKDHYLILCDLNQDRLRKAQQELAELDIESETLICDVSDQRSVEEAIVYAAGKGHLASVIHTAGVSPQMGKADLIMKINALGTIYITEAFLKLAKPESVLINIASMAGYLIPSLILPKRGYKYAFNDQATFFKKMMSRVNLFPKKQRAGLSYSISKNFVSWYSKKSAAQFGAKGARILSISPGSFDTDMGRLEEKSGSAAMLGMAAIKRFGKPEEIAELIAFMASTKQGYTTGIDIPCDGGVTAGYSAKAMKKALANKKH; from the coding sequence ATGAAAAATATCTCATTAATTACCGGTGGAGCTGGCGGTATGGGCCTGGCTTCGGCCAAAATTATTGGCAAAGATCATTACCTGATTTTATGCGATTTGAATCAAGATCGATTAAGGAAGGCCCAACAAGAACTGGCAGAACTAGACATTGAATCTGAAACTCTTATTTGTGATGTATCAGATCAAAGGTCGGTCGAAGAGGCCATAGTTTATGCTGCGGGTAAAGGCCATCTGGCATCTGTAATTCATACCGCCGGTGTTAGTCCGCAAATGGGGAAGGCCGATTTGATTATGAAAATCAATGCCTTGGGAACCATCTATATTACGGAAGCCTTTTTAAAGCTTGCAAAACCCGAATCGGTATTGATCAATATCGCCTCCATGGCAGGCTATTTAATTCCAAGTTTAATTCTTCCCAAAAGAGGCTACAAATACGCCTTTAATGATCAAGCCACTTTTTTCAAGAAAATGATGTCGAGGGTAAATCTCTTTCCCAAAAAGCAAAGGGCGGGATTATCTTATTCCATTAGCAAGAATTTTGTGTCTTGGTATTCAAAAAAAAGTGCGGCTCAATTTGGAGCCAAAGGCGCCCGAATTCTGTCTATTTCGCCGGGAAGTTTTGATACAGATATGGGCCGATTAGAGGAAAAAAGTGGCTCTGCCGCAATGCTGGGTATGGCCGCCATAAAACGTTTTGGAAAACCTGAAGAAATTGCTGAACTTATTGCCTTTATGGCTAGTACCAAACAAGGCTATACCACCGGTATAGACATTCCTTGTGATGGTGGTGTTACGGCTGGATATTCGGCCAAAGCCATGAAGAAAGCCTTGGCGAATAAAAAGCATTAA
- a CDS encoding FAD-binding protein, translating to METEWFAQYDVLVVGSGASGLTAAITAENNGFKSLLIEKMDTWGGSSAYSGGGLWIPNNFLMQEDGALDSEEEALEYMEAVIADVGPASSRARKEAYVREAPKMVNFLKSLGFEWTRAQYYPDYYPNVKGGKTGRVIESTVFNGKKLKQWRKTQNVSPGMPPIAITSGDAYLLSLVTRTMKGFRRTMKIMGQTLGWLISGKHPLGIGLALTGRLMYILQSKYQGEVWLKAALQELIMEDGKVIGLKVEKDGKILNIKANKAVLLGAGGFPHGGEYRRKYQPVGSEYSSASPGNTGDAIRAGERVGAALSLMDEAWWGGSFILDGKVSFSVTERSLPGCIIVDARGKRFVNESTSYVDLGRRMLDHDAQMGGGAVPSWLIMDSTYRKKYLFGMMPPGQTPSKYFKSGEFVKASSIKELATQCKINADNLEETVKRFNSFAKNGKDEDFMRGQDIYDRYYSDPRVAPNSNLAALEEAPYYATRIYPGDLGTKGGLVTDEYARVLREDGSVIEGLYASGNNTASVMGRTYPGPGSTIGPACTFSYIAMNHLAGKA from the coding sequence ATGGAAACAGAATGGTTTGCTCAATACGATGTACTAGTCGTTGGAAGTGGGGCCAGTGGTCTTACGGCTGCTATTACCGCTGAAAATAACGGTTTTAAATCTCTATTGATTGAGAAAATGGATACCTGGGGAGGATCTTCTGCTTATTCGGGAGGTGGTCTATGGATACCCAATAACTTCTTGATGCAAGAGGATGGTGCCTTAGATTCAGAGGAAGAAGCCTTGGAATATATGGAGGCCGTTATTGCAGATGTTGGTCCAGCCAGTTCCCGGGCCCGAAAGGAAGCTTATGTGCGTGAAGCGCCTAAGATGGTTAACTTTTTAAAGAGCTTGGGATTTGAATGGACTCGAGCGCAGTATTATCCGGATTATTATCCCAATGTAAAAGGCGGGAAAACGGGTCGTGTTATAGAAAGCACTGTTTTTAATGGCAAGAAACTAAAGCAATGGCGCAAGACTCAAAATGTGAGTCCGGGTATGCCTCCTATTGCTATCACCTCTGGCGATGCCTATCTCCTTTCTCTGGTGACTCGTACTATGAAGGGTTTTCGTCGTACTATGAAAATTATGGGGCAAACCCTAGGCTGGCTGATAAGCGGTAAGCATCCATTAGGTATAGGCCTTGCTTTAACTGGCCGCTTGATGTACATCCTTCAAAGTAAATATCAAGGAGAAGTATGGCTAAAGGCCGCCTTGCAGGAATTGATCATGGAGGATGGAAAGGTCATTGGACTAAAGGTAGAGAAGGACGGTAAAATCTTAAATATTAAAGCAAACAAAGCAGTTTTATTAGGCGCGGGTGGTTTTCCGCATGGTGGTGAATACCGCCGTAAATACCAGCCAGTTGGTTCTGAGTATAGCTCCGCATCGCCCGGGAATACCGGAGATGCAATCCGCGCCGGTGAAAGGGTTGGAGCTGCTTTGTCTTTGATGGATGAAGCCTGGTGGGGAGGTTCCTTTATTTTAGATGGGAAAGTGAGTTTTTCGGTTACGGAACGCTCCCTGCCGGGCTGCATTATCGTAGATGCACGAGGTAAGCGCTTTGTTAATGAGTCAACCTCCTATGTGGATTTAGGTCGACGTATGCTTGATCATGATGCACAGATGGGCGGAGGAGCAGTGCCTTCCTGGTTGATAATGGACAGCACCTATCGGAAGAAATATCTTTTTGGGATGATGCCTCCGGGCCAAACCCCATCCAAATACTTTAAGAGTGGAGAGTTTGTAAAGGCTTCCAGCATAAAGGAATTAGCCACTCAATGTAAGATTAATGCTGATAATCTGGAGGAAACGGTAAAACGCTTTAACAGCTTTGCTAAAAATGGTAAGGATGAAGATTTTATGCGCGGACAGGATATCTACGATCGTTACTATTCAGACCCTCGTGTTGCTCCAAATTCCAATTTAGCGGCCTTAGAGGAAGCGCCTTATTATGCTACTCGTATTTACCCAGGCGATTTGGGAACTAAAGGAGGTTTAGTAACGGATGAATATGCCAGAGTGCTGCGCGAAGATGGTTCGGTGATTGAAGGATTGTATGCTTCAGGAAATAATACCGCCTCCGTAATGGGAAGAACCTATCCCGGACCCGGGTCCACCATTGGCCCGGCTTGTACTTTCTCCTATATCGCTATGAATCATTTAGCAGGCAAAGCTTAA
- a CDS encoding TetR/AcrR family transcriptional regulator, producing MREYSAHQKSSDLPKRIDAEANRRTLIHTARRVFAQKGADISLAEIAKEAKVSRPTLYRNFKDKGALVVAVFEYNIDLLERYAQKLEEDQQACFKILEMIAYQQARFQALIVFFPGDETPLIQRVLDIMAGPIERAKAQNLLRMDFNLESDLLLIIRMLAFSIGTNNGDQWKKESQRALKLLLEGLRTNA from the coding sequence ATGCGAGAATATTCAGCCCATCAAAAATCTTCCGACTTACCCAAGCGCATTGATGCGGAGGCCAATCGGCGGACCTTGATTCATACGGCCCGGAGAGTGTTTGCCCAAAAAGGAGCGGATATCAGTCTAGCTGAAATCGCTAAAGAAGCGAAAGTCTCACGACCTACCCTCTATCGCAATTTTAAAGACAAGGGGGCTTTGGTAGTTGCCGTTTTCGAGTATAATATTGATTTGCTCGAACGTTATGCCCAAAAACTGGAAGAGGATCAACAGGCCTGTTTTAAAATTTTGGAAATGATTGCCTATCAACAAGCGCGCTTCCAAGCCTTGATCGTTTTTTTTCCGGGTGATGAAACCCCATTAATTCAAAGAGTACTGGATATAATGGCGGGCCCGATTGAAAGAGCAAAAGCGCAAAATTTACTTCGAATGGATTTCAATTTGGAAAGTGATCTCTTGCTCATCATTCGAATGCTGGCCTTCTCCATTGGTACCAATAATGGAGATCAATGGAAGAAAGAATCTCAGAGAGCACTGAAGCTATTGTTAGAAGGATTGCGCACTAATGCTTAA